In one window of Frigoriglobus tundricola DNA:
- a CDS encoding vWA domain-containing protein, whose amino-acid sequence MSLSLRFAAIAVALAIGVALPLRADEPRPAPQPAAVQPAEGKPIDLVICLDVSGSMDGLIDSAKLQLWNVVNELARIKPTPNLRVGLYTYGATRYAPEKGWVNKDVDLTEDLDGVYKALSGLKTGGGEEYVARVTRAALEEQKWTAERDALKVIFVCGNEPVNQDKQVPLDDVAAQAKKAGVVVNTIYCKWGHDQEVAGWAAFSESCGGRHVNIDQNKAGRQVTVKTEYDDQIIKLSADLNMTYVAYGKDGKARAENQAAQDKNAKDAPVAPGAAPTAAIERGVSKAGGLYRNATWDLVDKMKEKDFDITKIKEEDLCDEMKKLKPEERLPYLKKKAEERAELQKKVADLAAKRQAKIDEELAKRPKTDADKALDEAFKAVIRDQAKAKGFATGSEKK is encoded by the coding sequence ATGTCCCTCTCTCTCCGTTTCGCCGCGATCGCCGTTGCACTGGCAATCGGCGTGGCGCTGCCGCTCCGCGCCGACGAACCCAGGCCCGCCCCACAACCTGCTGCTGTCCAGCCCGCCGAGGGCAAGCCCATCGACCTCGTGATCTGCCTGGACGTCTCCGGCAGCATGGACGGCCTGATCGATTCGGCCAAACTGCAACTGTGGAACGTGGTCAACGAGCTGGCCCGCATCAAGCCGACCCCGAACCTCCGCGTCGGGCTCTACACCTACGGCGCCACCCGTTACGCCCCGGAAAAGGGCTGGGTGAACAAGGACGTGGACCTGACCGAGGACCTCGACGGCGTGTACAAGGCGCTCAGCGGGCTGAAGACCGGCGGCGGCGAAGAGTACGTCGCCCGGGTCACCCGGGCGGCACTCGAGGAGCAGAAATGGACCGCCGAACGGGACGCCCTGAAGGTCATTTTCGTCTGCGGTAACGAGCCGGTGAACCAGGACAAGCAGGTGCCGCTCGACGACGTGGCCGCGCAGGCGAAGAAGGCCGGCGTGGTCGTGAACACGATCTATTGCAAATGGGGTCACGATCAGGAAGTCGCCGGCTGGGCCGCGTTCTCCGAGAGCTGCGGCGGCCGGCACGTCAACATCGACCAGAACAAGGCCGGGCGGCAGGTCACCGTGAAGACCGAGTACGACGACCAGATCATCAAGCTGAGTGCGGATCTGAACATGACCTATGTCGCCTACGGCAAAGACGGCAAGGCGAGGGCCGAGAACCAGGCCGCCCAGGACAAGAACGCGAAGGACGCCCCCGTCGCGCCGGGTGCCGCTCCGACGGCCGCCATCGAACGCGGCGTGTCCAAGGCCGGAGGGCTGTACCGGAACGCGACGTGGGACCTCGTGGACAAGATGAAGGAGAAGGACTTCGACATCACCAAGATCAAGGAAGAGGACCTCTGCGACGAGATGAAGAAGCTCAAGCCGGAGGAGCGGCTCCCGTACCTGAAGAAGAAAGCCGAGGAGCGGGCCGAACTCCAGAAGAAGGTCGCGGACCTCGCCGCCAAGCGCCAGGCGAAGATCGACGAGGAACTCGCCAAGAGGCCGAAGACGGACGCCGATAAGGCGCTCGACGAGGCGTTCAAAGCGGTGATCCGCGACCAGGCCAAGGCCAAGGGCTTCGCCACCGGGTCGGAGAAGAAGTGA
- a CDS encoding DUF3592 domain-containing protein produces MDQETEIARAKWLLMGVLFFLVSGCFSYGEAVYLVSGHEATATVSKTFESPGRRGGTRLSVEYTFSEPNGTPREGTDTVPTAWSVPANGQVPVLYISGTDGSSRLAGNVNWVALGIFAFSLVWIAVFAARLFGATRDEPQRRPRRRRD; encoded by the coding sequence GCTGATGGGCGTCCTGTTTTTCCTCGTCTCCGGCTGCTTCAGTTACGGTGAGGCGGTGTACCTCGTGAGCGGGCACGAGGCGACGGCGACCGTGTCCAAAACGTTCGAGAGCCCGGGGCGCCGCGGGGGCACGCGGCTGAGCGTCGAGTACACGTTCTCCGAGCCGAACGGCACCCCGCGAGAGGGCACGGATACGGTGCCGACGGCTTGGTCCGTGCCGGCGAACGGTCAGGTGCCGGTCCTCTACATTTCGGGAACGGACGGCAGTTCGCGCCTGGCCGGTAACGTCAACTGGGTGGCCCTCGGCATATTCGCTTTCTCACTCGTTTGGATCGCCGTTTTCGCCGCACGCCTCTTCGGCGCGACGCGCGACGAACCCCAACGTCGGCCGCGGCGGCGCCGCGACTAA